One Haloarchaeobius amylolyticus DNA window includes the following coding sequences:
- a CDS encoding transcription initiation factor IIB produces the protein MATRHIYASGFDESERLPIDLPCPECNGDLEREQRQTYCTECGLVVREYEIDHGPDWFDGQSQKSNRHVGSPLTPSRHDKGLSSEIAERRDAKGNRLTGRTRRRFSRLRRHHSQARQPTKRSRNRLRGLVDVRRITSTLELPASVRDRAASLFRESQSRGLLPGRSVHSFTAASVYAACRCFDLPRTLQEVESVARCDRSALRNAYRVMNIELGLEVTPPSPSAFIPKLASRFAVSSSTRHQAVQFAQELESAGKAIGKQPVGVAAACLYEASQQTGERLVQTELADEAGVSAPTIRKRRDEIRSLEE, from the coding sequence ACGAGAACAGAGACAAACCTACTGTACGGAGTGCGGGCTCGTGGTTCGGGAGTACGAGATCGACCACGGTCCAGACTGGTTCGATGGGCAGAGCCAGAAATCGAACAGGCACGTCGGCTCACCACTGACCCCGTCCAGACACGACAAAGGGCTCTCGTCCGAAATCGCCGAACGGCGAGATGCGAAGGGAAATCGACTCACTGGACGCACCAGGCGACGATTCAGCAGGCTCAGACGCCATCACAGTCAGGCTCGGCAGCCAACGAAGCGGTCACGGAACAGACTCAGAGGGCTCGTCGATGTGCGACGAATCACGAGCACCCTCGAGCTCCCGGCGAGCGTCCGCGACCGGGCAGCGTCCCTGTTCCGAGAGTCGCAGTCCCGAGGGCTCCTGCCAGGCCGCTCAGTCCATTCCTTCACCGCAGCGAGTGTATACGCCGCATGTCGGTGCTTCGACCTGCCACGGACGCTGCAGGAGGTCGAGAGCGTCGCCCGGTGTGATCGCTCCGCCCTCCGAAACGCCTACCGCGTCATGAACATCGAGCTGGGACTAGAAGTGACGCCTCCCTCACCCAGTGCGTTCATCCCGAAGTTAGCCTCCAGATTCGCCGTTTCGAGTTCAACCCGTCACCAGGCAGTTCAATTCGCACAGGAACTCGAGTCCGCGGGGAAAGCGATTGGAAAGCAACCTGTCGGAGTAGCCGCTGCCTGCCTCTACGAAGCTAGCCAGCAGACTGGAGAGAGGCTTGTGCAGACAGAGCTCGCGGACGAAGCCGGTGTGTCAGCGCCGACGATTCGAAAGCGACGAGACGAAATACGTAGCCTCGAAGAGTAA
- a CDS encoding ribbon-helix-helix protein, CopG family, with product MATDLTERVQEIAEARGIPESEILEQALERGVEDLWVDLILSRYINDEIDREKAIELVGRDRVKRADRELQAVEDDVQWGLNA from the coding sequence ATGGCCACGGATCTCACCGAACGGGTTCAAGAAATCGCCGAAGCGCGCGGGATTCCCGAGTCCGAGATCCTCGAACAGGCACTTGAACGAGGGGTCGAGGACCTCTGGGTCGACCTTATCCTCTCCCGATACATCAACGACGAAATCGACCGCGAGAAAGCAATCGAACTCGTCGGTCGTGACCGCGTGAAACGAGCAGACCGCGAACTGCAGGCGGTTGAAGACGATGTGCAGTGGGGACTCAATGCGTGA
- a CDS encoding nucleic acid-binding protein: MILAVSDTGPLIHLDEIDSLDLLSTVDELLIPQTVFDELDAGGLPPGLIELEYEIVEAESEPLAVELDPGETAAIAIASERSAVLLTDDLEAREAATDHDIEVHGSIGIIVLAYSHGELDKTEAAERMRSLQAETSLFITDAVVEKGISLLENSS, encoded by the coding sequence GTGATCCTCGCGGTTTCTGATACCGGCCCTCTCATTCACCTCGACGAAATCGATTCCCTCGACCTACTCTCCACGGTCGACGAATTACTGATTCCACAGACCGTTTTCGACGAACTAGACGCAGGGGGACTCCCACCCGGTCTCATCGAACTCGAATACGAGATTGTCGAAGCAGAATCGGAGCCGCTCGCTGTCGAGTTAGACCCTGGTGAAACAGCAGCAATCGCAATCGCGTCTGAGCGGTCAGCTGTCCTTCTCACGGATGATCTGGAAGCGAGGGAGGCAGCAACCGACCACGATATCGAGGTACACGGCTCAATCGGCATCATCGTGCTCGCGTATTCCCACGGAGAGTTAGACAAAACAGAAGCAGCCGAACGGATGCGGTCTCTCCAGGCAGAAACGAGTCTGTTCATCACGGACGCAGTCGTGGAGAAGGGCATCTCCTTGCTCGAAAACTCGTCCTGA
- a CDS encoding SWIM zinc finger family protein has product MSTNPLSKLKFLTRVGKRAQYEAFEFELTSAGVRVRNCSHATPSEHEYLVTVDDGVPTACTCPADANYDGACKHRIAVAIRRPVLESATENQLVADGGARAVDSEPEPDDPSNADCDCDTLPEGSPCWPCYRDGKRDFDD; this is encoded by the coding sequence ATGTCGACGAACCCACTCTCCAAACTGAAGTTCCTGACCCGCGTCGGGAAGCGAGCACAGTACGAAGCCTTCGAGTTCGAACTGACCTCGGCAGGCGTTCGCGTCCGTAACTGCAGCCACGCGACCCCGAGCGAGCACGAGTACCTCGTCACCGTCGACGATGGCGTGCCCACCGCGTGCACCTGTCCCGCCGACGCGAACTACGACGGCGCCTGCAAGCACCGCATCGCCGTCGCGATTCGCCGGCCCGTCCTCGAGTCCGCAACTGAAAACCAGCTCGTCGCTGACGGCGGCGCGCGTGCAGTCGACTCTGAGCCTGAGCCCGACGACCCGTCGAACGCGGACTGCGACTGCGATACCCTTCCTGAGGGCAGTCCGTGCTGGCCGTGCTACCGAGACGGCAAGCGCGACTTCGACGACTGA
- a CDS encoding type IV secretion system DNA-binding domain-containing protein, translating into MTGTGGKTGPPAGFFDEILTLAGKVLIAVMFPWLSLNRDAPLSTRLWRWRYVYGLFGVLTLFVSWDGLLTGVYSPLALAVAPHVLGLAVLFWIETVGPIAGVGIPFLEVADRWVLWGLVLGSGAGVVLQVLRYKSPIFGLSSITYHQSEDELIAPMASVKTGSEGASALPRLDPDVSTLAIGETGSGKTSALELLAYQFPYEAETAVIAHDFGDDFQTFYEDLGFEVLRVAVEDADGIWNLFADVEKERDFRELAGAVFGEPQGSDPFHRPAKQVFEAALRYVHRGPPAAENHDTPTHEDLVEFLRLDREVMQERLQQYSDLAPSAAHLVSETGKSAVNVYQTIHENASQVFVGDFATAGAFSIREYVENPGGRVLVVDSAATEMESVGPMFRLLLDWAIRFAMESDNPVNFILDEVDQLPPLSQLHVLTARGRSAQARALLGIQTVGQLEAQYGKRSDGILGNCPQGVYFSGGEPKTTEYIQSEVGHQRQRVRSTTVRRNSRAGTSGSAASRSRTVSENDRYPVVSGTLKAFGTGDCIVKSREDWWLGRIEQLSAIRHRLVADPSPPDHSPTPALSSPDGQDNACTGGDDTRFVEDPGETPSSTSDIDEPLPLPAPDEVGGELERFVDDGPTTQPPTDSIGGPSSTEQEEVREREEERASFAVESAVYPADMQDHPQWLTWKETDDGRKIPRAPWVSEWPDKYVSAQDPDCWTTFGTAHRAAGKHSGHKMAFTIRNRSEFPTEQYVLVDYDSVRDPETGAIHSSVQTHIDCAESYTDISTSGSGVHILCQGELPEGVKSVDASLPTDSGFPNAEIEVYDSARFIAMTGEHLAETPAQTRECQDFIDELVDEFATVTDQAPDQIVHEPIKDRESIESLTSTDDIQDVLDAIQHVRPSDIRLRSTVTEERADGSKSLDPSWERSESGTRLAQLHDGWVYRKGMHGLDAIQVVALEERIINHPGDYPKGDDFWNAVKSLRDRGAHIPIYEPREGKVTE; encoded by the coding sequence ATGACTGGTACAGGTGGGAAGACAGGTCCGCCGGCTGGCTTCTTCGATGAGATTCTCACGCTGGCTGGAAAGGTCCTCATCGCCGTGATGTTCCCTTGGCTGTCGCTCAACAGGGATGCGCCACTCTCGACTCGCCTGTGGCGCTGGCGGTACGTCTACGGGCTGTTCGGCGTCCTCACACTCTTCGTGTCTTGGGACGGGCTACTCACGGGAGTCTATTCGCCACTCGCGCTTGCTGTGGCACCACACGTACTCGGACTCGCGGTTCTCTTCTGGATAGAAACCGTGGGACCGATCGCTGGCGTTGGCATCCCCTTCCTTGAGGTCGCCGATAGATGGGTGCTGTGGGGACTCGTACTCGGGAGTGGTGCTGGCGTGGTGCTGCAGGTGCTGCGCTACAAGTCGCCAATCTTCGGACTCTCAAGTATCACTTACCACCAGAGCGAGGACGAATTAATCGCTCCCATGGCTTCAGTGAAGACCGGCAGCGAAGGGGCCTCCGCACTGCCGAGGCTTGACCCGGATGTGTCGACCCTTGCGATTGGCGAGACGGGGAGCGGGAAGACATCCGCACTCGAGCTTCTCGCCTACCAGTTCCCCTACGAGGCCGAGACGGCCGTCATCGCACACGACTTCGGTGATGACTTCCAGACGTTCTATGAGGACCTCGGCTTCGAGGTACTCAGAGTCGCCGTGGAAGACGCTGATGGTATCTGGAATCTGTTCGCAGACGTTGAGAAGGAGCGCGATTTCAGAGAACTCGCGGGAGCGGTTTTCGGTGAGCCACAGGGATCAGACCCGTTCCACAGACCGGCGAAGCAGGTGTTCGAAGCAGCCCTTCGCTACGTCCACCGTGGCCCTCCGGCAGCAGAGAACCACGACACGCCCACACACGAGGACCTCGTCGAGTTCCTCCGACTCGACCGAGAAGTGATGCAGGAGCGACTCCAGCAGTACAGCGACCTTGCACCGAGCGCGGCACATCTGGTTTCGGAGACCGGAAAGTCGGCGGTGAACGTCTACCAGACCATCCACGAGAACGCCAGTCAGGTGTTCGTCGGTGACTTCGCCACTGCCGGTGCGTTCTCGATACGCGAGTACGTCGAGAATCCTGGCGGTCGTGTACTGGTCGTTGACTCTGCGGCGACGGAGATGGAATCGGTCGGCCCGATGTTCCGGCTGCTCCTGGACTGGGCGATACGGTTCGCGATGGAGTCTGACAATCCAGTGAACTTCATCCTCGACGAGGTCGACCAGCTTCCACCGCTGTCGCAGTTACACGTCCTGACGGCCCGTGGGCGGTCGGCACAGGCCAGAGCTTTGCTCGGGATCCAGACGGTGGGCCAGCTCGAAGCCCAGTATGGGAAGCGAAGCGACGGCATCCTCGGGAACTGCCCCCAGGGAGTCTACTTCAGCGGCGGCGAGCCCAAGACGACGGAGTACATTCAGTCAGAGGTCGGCCACCAGCGGCAGCGCGTCAGGTCGACGACTGTCCGACGCAACAGCCGCGCTGGTACGTCGGGGAGCGCCGCGTCCCGCTCGCGGACTGTCAGCGAGAACGACAGGTATCCGGTCGTCTCTGGAACCCTCAAGGCGTTCGGAACTGGGGACTGTATCGTCAAGAGCAGGGAGGACTGGTGGCTGGGTCGAATCGAGCAACTCTCCGCGATTCGTCATCGCCTCGTGGCAGACCCCTCGCCACCCGACCACTCGCCGACTCCCGCTCTGTCCTCACCTGATGGGCAAGACAATGCTTGCACTGGTGGGGATGACACTCGGTTTGTCGAAGACCCCGGAGAAACGCCCTCGTCGACGAGCGATATCGACGAGCCCCTCCCGCTCCCAGCTCCCGACGAGGTTGGTGGGGAACTCGAACGGTTTGTTGACGACGGTCCCACAACGCAACCCCCGACAGACTCGATAGGTGGGCCCTCGTCTACTGAACAAGAGGAGGTGAGGGAACGTGAGGAAGAGAGAGCCAGTTTCGCGGTCGAATCTGCAGTCTACCCTGCTGATATGCAGGACCATCCACAGTGGCTCACCTGGAAGGAGACCGACGATGGACGGAAAATCCCGCGAGCCCCCTGGGTGAGCGAGTGGCCCGATAAGTATGTGAGTGCCCAAGATCCTGACTGTTGGACGACCTTCGGGACTGCTCACCGCGCGGCAGGGAAACACAGTGGTCACAAGATGGCGTTCACCATCAGGAACCGTAGCGAATTCCCTACTGAGCAATACGTGCTCGTCGACTACGACTCGGTCCGGGACCCCGAGACTGGCGCGATTCACTCAAGCGTCCAAACGCACATCGACTGCGCCGAGAGCTATACCGATATCTCCACCTCTGGGTCCGGCGTGCATATCCTCTGTCAGGGGGAACTTCCTGAGGGCGTAAAATCCGTCGACGCATCACTGCCGACAGATTCTGGTTTCCCCAACGCAGAAATCGAGGTCTACGACTCGGCCCGGTTCATCGCGATGACCGGCGAGCATCTCGCCGAGACACCTGCACAGACGAGAGAGTGCCAGGACTTCATCGACGAACTCGTCGACGAGTTCGCGACGGTCACGGATCAGGCGCCGGATCAGATAGTCCATGAGCCAATTAAAGACCGTGAGTCGATCGAATCACTCACCAGTACCGACGACATCCAGGACGTCCTTGACGCGATTCAGCACGTCCGTCCCAGCGATATCCGGCTCCGGTCGACAGTAACTGAGGAACGAGCTGATGGGTCGAAGTCTCTCGACCCGTCTTGGGAACGGTCCGAGAGCGGGACTCGCCTCGCGCAACTCCACGACGGGTGGGTCTATCGGAAGGGAATGCACGGTCTGGACGCGATACAGGTGGTCGCACTCGAGGAGCGAATCATCAACCACCCTGGCGACTACCCGAAGGGCGATGACTTCTGGAACGCAGTGAAATCCCTCCGTGACCGCGGGGCGCACATTCCGATTTACGAACCTCGAGAAGGGAAGGTCACCGAGTAA
- a CDS encoding queuosine precursor transporter → MNSTTKSTIEVVLIGLFITAIVTAQLTASKVLAFTLPFSLPITGATLALPGAALAYALTYFASDCYAELYGMEAAQRLVLVGFGMNFVLLALVWSTIAAPASPAGVDPGTFETVLGASTNIIIGSLVAYVVSQNWDVIVFHKIKAYTHGEHLWLRNIGSTATSQAIDTVLFVGIGFVVAPAVLGTGGGTPLSIAIQLIVGQYLLKLAIAVADTPLVYAVVGLANEFSAPVREYQTGERAD, encoded by the coding sequence ATGAACTCGACGACGAAATCGACCATCGAAGTCGTGCTAATCGGTCTATTCATTACTGCAATAGTGACTGCCCAACTCACCGCTTCGAAGGTGCTGGCGTTTACCCTCCCCTTTAGTCTTCCAATCACAGGAGCAACATTAGCGCTGCCAGGCGCTGCACTCGCGTATGCACTCACGTACTTCGCCAGTGACTGTTACGCAGAACTCTACGGAATGGAGGCTGCACAGCGGCTCGTTCTCGTTGGGTTCGGCATGAATTTCGTCTTGCTCGCTCTTGTCTGGTCGACTATCGCGGCACCGGCAAGTCCGGCAGGAGTTGACCCTGGCACGTTCGAAACTGTCCTCGGTGCGAGTACAAACATCATCATCGGGAGTCTCGTCGCATACGTCGTGAGCCAGAACTGGGATGTCATCGTGTTCCATAAAATCAAGGCGTATACGCATGGCGAGCATTTGTGGCTCCGCAATATCGGGTCGACAGCAACCAGTCAGGCAATCGACACTGTTCTCTTTGTGGGAATCGGGTTCGTCGTGGCGCCGGCCGTACTTGGAACGGGAGGAGGCACGCCTCTCTCTATTGCGATTCAACTGATAGTGGGGCAATATCTGCTGAAACTCGCAATCGCCGTTGCCGATACTCCTCTAGTTTATGCTGTCGTTGGGTTAGCAAACGAATTCAGTGCGCCTGTCCGGGAGTATCAAACTGGGGAGAGGGCTGATTGA
- a CDS encoding vWA domain-containing protein, translating into MDTHVTFVLDSSGSMAKIEADTVGGFNSFLDEQRGEEGNATVSLYDFDSSVDRVYHGEDIEEAPELDAETYTPSGRTALHDAIVTAIDGTESYLAALDAADRPESVVIVILTDGKENASETSQQTVRNQVEYRREELEWEFLFIGANQDAALTAEGMGMDSKKSLDMAHSGEGARSAYESTSKRISNARRAGETGGFDEDDRKRQSEAGRSDTE; encoded by the coding sequence ATGGACACACACGTCACCTTCGTTCTCGACTCGTCAGGTTCGATGGCCAAGATCGAAGCCGACACCGTCGGCGGGTTCAATTCCTTCTTGGATGAACAACGGGGGGAAGAGGGCAATGCGACCGTCAGCCTCTACGACTTCGATTCCTCTGTCGACCGCGTCTACCACGGTGAAGACATCGAAGAGGCACCAGAACTCGACGCCGAAACGTATACCCCAAGCGGTCGAACAGCACTCCACGACGCTATCGTGACTGCAATCGATGGTACTGAATCGTACCTCGCGGCACTCGACGCAGCTGACAGACCAGAGAGTGTCGTGATCGTAATACTGACTGACGGCAAAGAGAACGCGTCCGAGACGTCACAACAGACGGTCCGGAACCAGGTCGAGTACCGTCGAGAAGAACTCGAGTGGGAGTTCCTGTTCATCGGCGCGAATCAGGATGCTGCACTCACTGCTGAGGGGATGGGTATGGACTCGAAGAAGTCACTTGACATGGCTCACAGTGGGGAAGGAGCTCGCTCTGCGTACGAGTCGACGTCGAAACGGATCAGCAACGCTCGCCGTGCCGGTGAGACTGGTGGGTTCGATGAAGACGATCGTAAACGCCAGTCCGAGGCAGGGCGGTCGGACACGGAGTAG
- a CDS encoding ATP-dependent DNA helicase, with the protein MTSDAHPSTALPLSEQEFLEALEGANAERFDDPSWSFNDAQRRAILQGRGPLHVTAGPGSGKTEVLVARTLKLLLVDESEPGSILLTTFTEKAAQSLEERIVDRLDAVGFGDAVDTNELRVGTLHSLCNDIMQEYRYPEYANVELLDEDGQQLFMHDNCAFVDYLRGKDLDAEEWDRLPAGGVDTSDDWQFFEELFGWGVSTEYGPNKWQSTEVASKLFNRVSQYRTSTNELRSHDERPWRMCAEGLEKYRETLRENQRCDFARLIERFIDFLGHDAGRRFVEGEPERDRPPLQHVLVDEYQDTNPLQQELYFELLETLKEPNLTVVGDDDQALYRFRGGTVECLIQFPERIESRFGTPVETVQLKTNYRSTTDIIDWCNRYVGEHPEMQQDGARAAGKEPMLVGREGTEDIESVRAILAGEQDTIPASTAAELVDELESVGYIDDYSQVAFLFKSTKETDRWAGRFVEALRDRDIPVHNPRNKAFLDQDEIRFALGAVVRCLDPSLDGMEKARVWGRLTEQIEDWHADFEDYVDQYGATELAKYTERMASDIRETDSDDSLGMNLLDVFYRILSFEPFVGWIERDDEPARGKRLGRLSKLFDSFASVSGRSTLHPSSRADSVSTKFLGSFYYLFCGYLHSTDFDEPEDPHDQLPAEHVQVMTVHQAKGLEFPVVFVSDLDSEPWTFGGTYWIEEELTSYADISPLGDEDSRSTRDEIRRFYVAYSRAEEDLFLLDTEDAPNDLALGYESGQALTPDWFDGLRRVDDPAEFARSIDGSVGAFRKTELKRRYSITGDVLAYRRCKRQYGYYTDMDFTPNHVTQLFFGRVVHETLDRAHRHYAGELDGVDAGTVPSDEDIKSYFREVAEALKARNVYPMTEKAEKTALEYIQRFNRREGNSLYPRVLDTEHRLQSNRDEFVLEGVVDVLAGKQGEREVWDYKAGKRPDEGDELADYRAQLYTYAELYRYNEESCPDRGVIYFLGEEDRDDARFELAFDDEKIHDSLGDFEETVDQIRTDRESNNWFDIDAEDVPSEGTCAECDIRWSCRARPEYSLND; encoded by the coding sequence ATGACTTCAGACGCACACCCCTCGACTGCCCTGCCGCTATCGGAACAGGAATTTCTCGAAGCACTGGAGGGCGCCAACGCCGAGCGTTTCGACGACCCTTCGTGGTCATTCAACGACGCACAGCGACGCGCAATCCTTCAGGGGCGTGGACCACTCCACGTAACTGCGGGACCCGGAAGTGGCAAGACCGAGGTTCTGGTTGCGAGAACGCTGAAACTGCTGTTAGTGGACGAAAGTGAACCTGGAAGCATCCTCCTGACGACATTCACCGAAAAGGCCGCACAGAGTCTCGAAGAACGAATCGTCGACCGACTTGATGCAGTCGGGTTCGGGGATGCTGTCGACACCAACGAACTCCGTGTGGGGACGTTGCACTCGCTCTGTAACGATATCATGCAAGAGTACAGGTACCCCGAGTATGCGAACGTCGAGTTGCTCGACGAAGACGGTCAGCAACTGTTCATGCACGACAACTGTGCATTCGTCGACTACCTGCGGGGGAAGGATCTGGACGCCGAAGAGTGGGACCGGCTTCCTGCTGGAGGGGTCGATACGAGCGATGACTGGCAGTTCTTCGAGGAACTGTTCGGGTGGGGAGTTTCAACGGAATACGGACCAAACAAGTGGCAGTCGACCGAGGTGGCGTCGAAACTCTTTAACCGTGTCTCCCAGTATCGGACCTCGACGAACGAGCTTCGCAGCCACGACGAACGCCCATGGCGGATGTGTGCAGAGGGACTCGAAAAGTACCGGGAGACCCTCCGAGAGAACCAGCGCTGTGACTTCGCGCGCCTTATCGAACGGTTCATCGACTTCCTCGGTCACGACGCTGGTCGACGGTTCGTCGAAGGTGAACCGGAACGGGACCGACCACCGCTCCAGCACGTCCTTGTCGACGAATATCAGGATACCAACCCGCTCCAGCAGGAGTTGTACTTCGAGTTACTGGAGACGCTGAAGGAACCGAACCTCACGGTAGTCGGTGATGATGATCAGGCTCTCTATCGGTTCCGTGGCGGGACAGTCGAATGTCTCATCCAGTTCCCCGAGCGAATTGAATCCCGGTTCGGGACGCCAGTCGAGACCGTTCAGCTCAAGACGAATTACCGTTCGACGACGGACATCATCGACTGGTGCAACCGTTATGTGGGTGAGCATCCAGAGATGCAGCAGGACGGCGCTCGAGCGGCAGGAAAGGAGCCGATGTTGGTCGGTCGCGAGGGGACTGAAGATATCGAGAGCGTACGCGCGATACTGGCGGGCGAGCAAGACACCATCCCTGCCTCGACCGCCGCTGAACTTGTCGACGAGTTAGAGTCGGTGGGGTACATTGACGATTACAGTCAGGTCGCGTTCCTGTTCAAGAGCACGAAGGAGACAGACAGGTGGGCTGGTCGATTCGTTGAGGCATTGCGCGACCGGGACATCCCGGTACACAATCCCAGGAACAAGGCGTTCCTCGATCAGGACGAGATACGCTTTGCTCTCGGTGCAGTCGTCCGGTGCCTCGACCCCAGTCTCGATGGGATGGAGAAGGCACGGGTCTGGGGCCGACTCACCGAGCAGATCGAAGACTGGCACGCTGACTTCGAGGATTACGTCGACCAGTATGGCGCGACTGAGCTTGCAAAGTACACCGAGCGTATGGCGAGCGATATCCGAGAGACCGACTCCGACGATTCTCTCGGGATGAATCTCCTCGACGTCTTCTATCGTATCCTCTCGTTCGAGCCATTCGTGGGATGGATCGAGAGAGACGACGAACCCGCCCGTGGGAAGCGGCTCGGACGACTCTCCAAACTATTCGACTCGTTCGCAAGTGTTTCCGGACGTTCAACCCTTCACCCCTCCTCCAGAGCGGACTCGGTCTCTACCAAATTCCTCGGCTCGTTCTACTACCTCTTCTGTGGGTATCTTCACTCGACAGATTTCGACGAACCCGAGGACCCGCACGACCAACTTCCAGCTGAACACGTGCAGGTGATGACAGTCCACCAGGCGAAGGGGCTCGAGTTCCCTGTCGTGTTCGTGAGTGACCTCGATAGTGAACCGTGGACGTTCGGTGGGACGTACTGGATAGAGGAAGAACTTACATCCTATGCTGACATCTCGCCGCTCGGCGACGAGGACTCCCGCTCGACCCGTGACGAGATTCGACGGTTCTACGTCGCGTACTCACGAGCGGAAGAGGACCTGTTCTTGTTGGATACTGAAGATGCCCCAAATGACCTTGCACTTGGATACGAATCCGGACAGGCACTCACACCGGATTGGTTCGATGGGTTACGCCGCGTCGATGACCCCGCGGAATTCGCACGGTCTATCGACGGATCGGTCGGTGCGTTCCGGAAAACGGAGTTGAAACGGCGATACAGCATCACCGGGGACGTGCTGGCATACAGACGGTGTAAACGCCAGTATGGCTACTACACCGACATGGACTTTACGCCCAACCACGTCACCCAGCTGTTCTTCGGGCGAGTTGTCCACGAGACGCTAGACCGGGCACACCGCCACTATGCAGGTGAACTCGACGGTGTAGATGCCGGGACGGTTCCCTCTGATGAGGACATCAAGAGCTACTTCAGGGAAGTCGCGGAGGCGTTGAAGGCTCGGAACGTCTACCCGATGACCGAGAAGGCCGAGAAGACTGCACTCGAATACATACAGCGATTCAATCGGCGGGAGGGGAACTCTCTCTATCCCCGTGTCCTGGACACGGAGCATCGATTGCAGAGCAACCGCGACGAGTTCGTCCTCGAAGGCGTTGTCGACGTTCTGGCCGGGAAGCAAGGTGAACGTGAGGTATGGGACTACAAAGCCGGAAAACGCCCAGATGAAGGTGATGAACTTGCAGATTATCGCGCGCAACTGTACACGTACGCTGAACTCTATCGGTACAACGAAGAGTCCTGCCCTGACCGAGGTGTGATCTACTTCCTCGGCGAAGAAGATCGAGACGACGCTCGCTTCGAATTGGCGTTCGACGACGAGAAGATCCATGACTCCCTGGGCGACTTTGAGGAGACGGTCGACCAGATTCGAACCGACAGAGAATCGAACAACTGGTTCGATATCGACGCAGAAGATGTCCCTTCAGAGGGTACCTGCGCAGAGTGCGACATCCGCTGGAGTTGCAGGGCCCGCCCGGAGTACTCATTGAACGACTGA